From a region of the Nomascus leucogenys isolate Asia unplaced genomic scaffold, Asia_NLE_v1 Super-Scaffold_285, whole genome shotgun sequence genome:
- the GJD3 gene encoding gap junction delta-3 protein, translating to MGEWAFLGSLLDAVQLQSPLVGRLWLVVMLIFRILVLATVGGAVFEDEQEEFVCNTLQPGCRQTCYDRAFPVSHYRFWLFHILLLSAPPVLFVVYSMHRAGKEAGGAEAAAQCAPGLPDAQCAPCALRARRARRCYLLSVALRLLAELTFLGGQALLYGFRVAPHFACAGPPCPHTVDCFVSRPTEKTVFVLFYFAVGLLSALLSVAELGHLLWKGRPRAGERDNRCNRAHEEAQKLLPPPPPPPPPPPPPPAPPSRRPGPEPCAPPAYAHRAPASHREGGSGRGKASPATGRRDLAI from the coding sequence ATGGGGGAGTGGGCGTTCCTGGGCTCGCTGCTGGACGCCGTGCAGCTGCAGTCGCCGCTCGTGGGCCGCCTCTGGCTGGTGGTCATGCTGATCTTCCGCATCCTGGTGCTGGCCACGGTGGGCGGCGCCGTGTTCGAGGACGAGCAAGAGGAGTTCGTGTGCAACACGCTGCAGCCGGGCTGTCGCCAGACCTGCTACGACCGCGCCTTCCCGGTCTCCCACTACCGCTTCTGGCTCTTCCACATTCTGCTGCTCTCGGCGCCCCCGGTGCTGTTCGTCGTCTACTCCATGCACCGGGCCGGCAAGGAGGCGGGCGGCGCTGAGGCGGCAGCGCAGTGCGCCCCGGGACTGCCCGACGCCCAGTGCGCGCCGTGCGCCCTGCGCGCCCGCCGCGCGCGCCGCTGCTACCTGCTGAGCGTGGCGCTGCGCCTGCTGGCTGAGCTGACCTTCCTGGGCGGCCAGGCGCTGCTGTACGGCTTCCGCGTGGCCCCGCACTTCGCGTGCGCCGGCCCGCCCTGTCCGCACACGGTGGACTGCTTCGTGAGCCGGCCCACCGAGAAGACCGTCTTCGTGCTCTTCTACTTCGCAGTGGGGCTGCTGTCGGCTCTGCTCAGCGTAGCCGAGCTGGGCCACCTGCTCTGGAAGGGCCGCCCGCGCGCCGGGGAGCGTGACAACCGCTGCAACCGTGCACACGAAGAGGCGCAGAAGCtgctcccgccgccgccgccgccgccgccgcccccacCTCCGCCGCCGGCCCCGCCCTCCCGGCGCCCCGGCCCCGAGCCCTGCGCCCCGCCCGCCTATGCGCACCGGGCGCCGGCCAGCCACCGCGAGGGCGGCAGCGGCCGCGGCAAGGCGTCACCGGCCACTGGCCGCCGAGATCTGGCCATCTAG
- the RARA gene encoding retinoic acid receptor alpha isoform X3, protein MGSAPVRAASIQKNMVYTCHRDKNCIINKVTRNRCQYCRLQKCFEVGMSKESVRNDRNKKKKEVPKPECSESYTLTPEVGELIEKVRKAHQETFPALCQLGKYTTNNSSEQRVSLDIDLWDKFSELSTKCIIKTVEFAKQLPGFTTLTIADQITLLKAACLDILILRICTRYTPEQDTMTFSDGLTLNRTQMHNAGFGPLTDLVFAFANQLLPLEMDDAETGLLSAICLICGDRQDLEQPDRVDMLQEPLLEALKVYVRKRRPSRPHMFPKMLMKITDLRSISAKGAERVITLKMEIPGSMPPLIQEMLENSEGLDTLSGQPGGGGRDGGGLAPPPGSCSPSLSPSSNRSSPATHSP, encoded by the exons ATGGGGTCAGCGCCTGTGAGGGCTGCAAG CATCCAGAAGAACATGGTGTACACGTGTCACCGGGACAAGAACTGCATCATCAACAAGGTGACCCGGAACCGCTGCCAGTACTGCCGACTGCAGAAGTGCTTCGAAGTGGGCATGTCCAAGGAGT CTGTGAGAAACGACCgaaacaagaagaagaaggaggtgCCCAAGCCCGAGTGCTCTGAGAGCTACACGCTGACGCCGGAGGTGGGGGAGCTCATTGAGAAGGTGCGCAAAGCGCACCAGGAAACCTTCCCTGCCCTCTGCCAGCTGGGCAAATACACTACG aaCAACAGCTCAGAACAACGTGTCTCTCTGGACATTGACCTCTGGGACAAGTTCAGTGAACTCTCCACCAAGTGCATCATCAAGACTGTGGAGTTCGCCAAGCAGCTGCCCGGCTTCACCACCCTCACCATCGCCGACCAGATCACCCTCCTCAAGGCTGCCTGCCTGGACATCCTG ATCCTGCGGATCTGCACGCGGTACACACCCGAGCAGGACACCATGACCTTCTCGGACGGGCTGACCCTGAACCGGACCCAGATGCACAACGCTGGCTTCGGCCCCCTCACCGACCTGGTCTTTGCCTTCGCCAACCAGCTGCTGCCCCTGGAGATGGATGATGCGGAGACCGGGCTGCTCAGCGCCATCTGTCTCATCTGTGGAG ACCGCCAGGACCTGGAGCAGCCGGACCGGGTGGACATGCTGCAGGAGCCGCTGCTGGAGGCGCTAAAGGTCTATGTGCGGAAGCGGAGGCCCAGCCGCCCCCACATGTTCCCCAAGATGCTAATGAAGATCACTGACCTGCGAAGCATCAGTGCCAAGG GGGCTGAGCGGGTGATCACGCTGAAGATGGAGATCCCGGGCTCCATGCCGCCTCTCATCCAGGAAATGCTGGAGAACTCAGAGGGCCTGGACACTCTGAGTGGACagccggggggtggggggcgggacGGGGGTGGCCTGGCCCCCCCGCCAGGCAGCTGtagccccagcctcagccccagctcCAACAGAAGCAGCCCGGCCACCCACTCCCCGTGA